The Silene latifolia isolate original U9 population chromosome Y, ASM4854445v1, whole genome shotgun sequence sequence TTCCACTATGACCAAGGAAACCTGGATCATCTCCTACCCGTAAACACAACCGACAGTAAATTCGGCGGATCGAGTTACCCGCCCCCTCCTCCTCATTGCTCTAGAACTGTGAATGTCATTACGGTGGATCGGAGTCAAAGTGGGCTAACCTACTCGGTAGCTAAGAGGCATGCAACCAGGACTAAGGAGACAGGCGTAAAGCTCCTGCGGGGTCAACCACCGAGACCGCCATCAGTCACCTTCGACGAAACAGACGCAGGATCTACTCCCGAACAGCACCACGACGCTCTAATCATCACGCTTCCTATAGGAAATTGTAAAGTGAAAAAGATCCTGGTGGATACTGGAAGCTCCGTCAACTTGATCATGATGGAAACCCTCAAAGGAATGGGATTCACCGAGAAAGATCTAACAAAGAAGGCAATTCCATTAGTCGGTTTCAGCGGCGAAACAAAGCACTCCCTAGGAGAAATCATCATCCCAACCTACGCCGGCGGTGTAAACAGACAGGTAAGGTATTTGGTTATTGATgggccctctacttacaatgtaatccttggcaggccctggatccacgagaTGAAAGCAATTCCCTCAACGTACCACCAATGCCTGAAGTTTCCAACGCCTTGGGGGGTGCAAGAAATACGTGGGGACCAGGAGGACGCTAAGGATTGCTACAAGGTGGCTCTGAAGCCGACAACGGGTTCGCCCGTATAGCAATTACAGAGCCAGCGCATCCAGGACGAGTACATTGAGCCACAGCAGGCAGAACTAGACGAAGTCATCCTGGACTCGCTGCATCCAGAACGAACCGTTCTCATTGGATCTGAGTGTAGAGGTAAGATTCGTGAAGAACTCGTTCGGTTGTTGAGAACTAACATAGAttgctttgcttggtcacatgatgatatgataggcatagatccaagtgtgataactcacaagctaagtgtggatccaagccacaaacctgtgcagcagaaaagaagaaaatttgcttctGAAAGAAACCAGGTTATAAATCAAGAAGTAGATAACTTGCTGGCTGCAGGAAAAATCCGTGAAGTAAAATACCCAGAGTGGTTGTCTAATGTGGTAGTGGTcccaaagaagaatggcaagtggagggtctgCGTAGATTTCACGGACTtaaacaaagcttgcccaaaggatccattccctctaccacacatagaCGCCATGGTAGATGCTACTGCGCAGCCACGAGATGCGACATTCCCGGATGCCTGGAGCGGATATAACCGgataaagatgcaccccagtGACCAGGAAAAGACAGCGTTCAGATCCGAGAGAGGTATCTATTGTTATAATGTAATGCCTTTTGGACTGAAAAATGCAGGATCTACCTATCAGAGGCTGgtgaacatgatgtttaaagaacaAATAGGCAAAACTATGGAAGTATATATAGACGATATGGTCGTCAAATCGAAGCAGGCTTCACAGCACCACCAGCATCTGGAAGAAACTTTCAATACCCTCAGGAAATACCAAATGAAGCTGAATCCTACGaagtgcaccttcggagtatccagTGGAAAGTTCCTAGGTTACATGGTGACCCAGAGGGGAATAGAAGCCAGCACCGAGCAAATAAGAGCAATTCTGCAACTGGAATCACCGCAGAAACCAAAAGACGTCCAACGCCTGACTGGAAGAGTGGCGGCATtaaacagattcatatccagatcttCAGACAGGTGCAGGCTATTCTATGATATACTCAGAAAAAGCCAAAAATTCGAATGGACGGACGACCACGAAAAAGCATTCCAGGAGCTGAAACGTTATCTCAGCACCCCACCTCTCCTGTCGAAACCAGAGCCAGGAGAGCCACTGTTCCTATATCTGTCGATCCACGAAGCGGCGTCGATGCGGTGCTAGTGCGAGAGCAGAAGGATCACGGATCCGGTATACTACATCAGTAAGTCTCTGCTttcggcagagaccaggtacacatcactAGAAAAACTTGTCCTTGCACTTGTTACTGCATCCTATAAACTGCGTCCCTACTTCGAGTCTCATACTATTTCTGTGATCACTAATTATCCTCTTAAAACTATCATGAGAAAACCAGAATTGTCAGGACGGATGGCTAAATGGTCCGTACATCTGAGCGGATACGATCTGAAGTTTGAACCCCGTACGGCCATAAAGTCTCGTGCTCTCGCGGACTTTGTGTCCGACTGCTTAAGACTCGGCACTCCAGACCGAACAAGACATCCTGAATCTGGAGGAAGACAAAGGAGAACAGGTATGGGAGTTACATGTGGACGGAACCTCAAACGCCAAAGGAGCGGGAGTAGGGTGGTCCTCAAATCACCCTAGGGAGACCTCATAGTCCAGGCCGTacgatgtgaattcaaagccacaaacaacgaagcgagaatatgaagcATTAATCCTGGTCCGAAGGCGCTCGATCCGAAAATCGACACCTTCGAGTTTGCGGTGATTCTAAGCTTATAGTTAACCATGTAAATGACTGCTATGAAGCCAGGGATCCCAGGATGATGGCATATTTAGATGTAGCAAAAGAGCTGAaagtcaaatttgtcacattcaacatcaagcaaatcccCAGGGAGCAGAATGCAGAAGCAGATGCACTAGCCACCCTGGGGGCAACTTTCAAAACAGAACTATTTCCACAATACCAATCGTCCACGTCTTTGGAGCCAAAGAACACTAAAATCTCAAAGGAAGCGAAAAAAGTGTGCGGCACCAAAATGAAGAAAGTACTCTAGACTGGAGGAAACCCTATCTAGATTGGTTGCAGAACGACATCCTACCaaagataaaaaggaggtaaGAGGCTTTAAAATGAAAGCATCCGATTCCTACTAATCGACAACGTTCTTTTCAGAAGTCCCACGCCGGACCCTACCTCGGTGCCTGGATCGAGAAGAGTCTCAGTCGTTTTGCATGCTATCCACAAAGTGGAGAATGTGGAAATCATGCGGGGGCGAGAGCTCATCCAACAAGGCACCGAGGCGGATACTTCCACggcccacaatgcgcaaagatgccATGGAATTCGCAAAAAGATGCGACGCTTGCCAAAGACACGCCCATGttagccaccagccagcagagcctctgCACCAGGTTATTTCACCATGGCCCTTCATGAAATGGGGGATGGATATCGTGGGACCATTACCCAGAGCACCAGGAAACAAAGTATACATGCTCGCCATGACggattacttttccaaatggatagaagcagaatcatcctcccaggttacagaaacccaggtgatatctttcattaaacgcaatatcatatgcaggtttggcattccatctgaaattatatgtgataatgggtcccaattcattggaaataagactgaagctttttgtgctaggtggaatatCTCGTTACAGAAATCTACTCCCAGGAACCCCCAATCCAacggacaagctgaatccagcaataagatTATCATTGAAAACCTGAAAAAGAAACTAGAGGAGATTGGGGGCAAATGGGCAGAAGAGCTACCTCTGGTTCTCTGGGCCGACAGAACCACACCAAAGGTTGCAACGGGGCAAACTCCCTTTAGCCTGGTGTTCGGAGCAGAAGCCGTCATCCCATCTGAAGTCAGGGTCCCAacccacagatatggatgcatcatAGAAGATCGAAACCAGGTAGAAATGGCAAGCAGCCTGGACACGATAGATGAACTCAGAACCAGCGCCCAGATCAGGATGGCTTCCTATCGACAGACTGTGGCTAAGAGCTACAACAAGAATGTAAAGGTAAGAACTCTGCAGgtaggagatctggtcctaaGGAAAGTCTTCCAGAATACCAAGAACCAGCAAGCAGGGAAATTTGCCTACAACTGGGAAGGGCCATACCAAGTAGAAAGCTCAGTTGGAAATGGAGCCTACCGACTCATGACCatggaagggcaaatggttcccagatcctggaatatcacccacttgaaaaaatattttatttaaagtCACCAAAGAAGGTCAAGAATCGGGTACTCACCTACCGATACATGCTGACCAGACCAGGTTCTTCGATATTGCCTTACATATTTTCCTGCTCTGAAGATATTTTTCTCGCTTCTAAAATATTTCCCGCTTGTAAAATATTTTCCTGCTTCTAAAATATATTTCTATTTTTTATATTTCCCTGGGTCTAGATATCTCCTGAGTCTGAATGTTTTCTGGCTCTAAAAACGTTATTTTTGAATCCAACATTTCTGGTTCTAAAAACCTTGCTCATATTTTTTCTAACATTTTTTCTAACATACTTTAAATTGCAAAACCAACATTTTTTCAAGTAAGCCaaggaaataaaatgcaaaactaATGCAGAGCTCGTATTTACTACAAaaggcgtgtgtccgtggctaagcacgtacaaccgggacaaccaacctcccgcgatgcattagcacccacgcaagcctggctcctCCGAACGAGGGCATatactagaccccttagccaaAGATCTAGACAAACGATGGCCAAACAAacgacgtgcatgcacaaatcaaagcaCCAGAAAACGGTACGACACAAAGAGGTAACCATCAGAAATTACTTAAAAAGCAAAGTATGCCTGGCACCAGAGCCAGACCAAAAGTACATAAACTGTTCAAAATAAAGATGTCATGCCCCGTAGGGCCAAGAAACTAACTAAAGCATAGCATAAGTCTTTCAGATGCAGAAGATAACTAATCTACGACAATATGTTCCACGGTTTCAGAAGCAGCTTCCTGAGCATCAggagcaggagaattcacctcgtCCTCAGCGCCTGGGTCATCAGCAGGAACAGTACCAGGCTCCACCAAGCCAGCCAACACATCCAAATTCAGACCATCCGGAAAAGTAGCAGCAAGCCTCCCCTCTTCAGCTCCTAAATCCCAGGCCAAATGCTCACCCTTCTGGAACATCTTTATGCAATCGATCTTCGTTTCCAGAGCAGCATAGGTCAAAGCATCCACTAGAGTTCTTTTCAGCTCCTGCACCTCGGAAGCCTTCTCCTTCTGAATCTGAGCAACACGGTCTTCTGCGTCAGAAGCACGCTTCTCCACCTCCGAAATACGCCTTTCAACATCAGCAGCCTTCTCCTTAGCGTCAGCAGCCTCCTTCCGAGCATCAGCAGCCTCCTTCTCAGCATCAGCGGCTTTCTTCTCAGCATCAGCAATTTTCTTCTCCGCACCAGAAACCCGCCCCTCAGCAAGAGAAAGACTGTTCTGCAAATTCTGCTTCTGAGTGGCCTCCTCCAACAGCAAATCCTGAGACTTGTTTAGATCAGCCTGAGTTTTCAGCCTATCCTCATTGGCCTCCTTCGCCAGCTTCCGGAGTTTCGCATTTTCTGCTACCAGGAGAGACACCTTCTCCCGCAAGTACAGGGCCATCTGAAAGGACTGGTAGACCAGAACAaagtgtcaaaaaaaaaaaaaaaaaaaaaaaaaatggccaATGATTGTTTACCTCGAAAGAATGCTCAGTAGCACGATCCACCAAGTCTGGCAAGGGAGTGCTATCCAACGCAGACCTAGGAGCTGGAAGAAGCATCTGGCTCATTAAATCCAAGCTACTTGTAGACTTATTCCTACCGAAATTATCTGGAAGTGAAAAAACAATAACCCCCGGAGCAGATTTGGAGCCAGAAGTAGCCCCAGAAGCGGAAGTGGCCCCAGAAGCAGGAATGGTCCCAGAAGCAGGAATAGTCCCAGAAGCAGGAATAGCTCCAGAAGCAGGAATAGCTCCAGAAGCAGGAATAGCTCCAGAAGCAGGAGCAGCTTTAGAAGCAGGAGTAGCTCCAGAAGCAGGGATGGTTTCAGGCGTTGGAATCGCATCAGACGCAGGCCTAGTTGGATCCGCACCAGGAACAGCTTTGGAGGTCAAAACATCTCCAGAAGCAGACAGTCCGTGCCCAGGCAATGGAGGTCTCACAGCCAGAGGTGTAACTTCAATAGGGACCTGCTCCTTAGCCCGATCCACAGCAGCAGATCTCCTTTTAGGACGAGGTCCAGAACCGGGGGCAGGAGTAGACTTTCTCTTCTCAGCAGGCTTGGGGACAGCCGTAACCTGCTCCTTCACTTTCTGAGCCAAAACATCTTGCAGAGAAATTCTAGATTTTGCAGAACCTGGAAGCAACAGAAACTAAGTCAGAACCAGACACACACAAAATCCGGAAACAGAACCAAGTCGAAAAGGAAGAACAACATACTGGTCGACATTGAGTCTTTTTCTTCAGCAGCTGTTTTCTTCACCGCAGCAGCAGAATCTTGAACCAGATTAGGGAAGGTCCTATTTTCTGGAGGTGGACTGAACAGCTTGGAAAGAGACGCGGTTTTATCAGGAGACAAAGGCAAAGGGCATAAACCTGCACAAAAAGCCAAGTAAGGAAATATAAGCGTCAAAGAAAAACGCACAGGAATAAGGACATGCAAGTACCGTGTGTTGATCGCCAGACACTGACGATATAGTCAGTCGGAGCAGGAAGAGTATCAATTTTCACAAAAATAAAGCGGGAAAACCACTTGCTATCATCCGGCTTTACAGGGAAGATGATGCAATTCTTCTCCCCGTCTCGGACCCGAATGGTCACTTGACCCCGAGCAAGGGACCTGACCGAAAACAAGTGTGCAAGGTCCGAGAGACCAATCTCGTAACCAAAACGGTTCTTCATAGCATCAATCGCAAGCAAGGTCCGCCAAGTATAAGGAGCCACTTGGCAAATAGCCAACTGATTCAAGTTCAGATATTCTTGAACCAAAGGAGGGAAAAGAAATCGCAGACCCAGACGAAAGGCGTATTCATACAAGCAAATCCATCCTTTCCTTACCGAATCAGCTTTCTGGTCGGGAGTCGGAATGTGGAACACCACATCATCAGAAAAACCAAAGGTTTTCTTGATATAATCAAGATCCTCACAGGTAAACTCGGAGTCACAAGAATGCTTGTCGGAAAGGACACCGCCGGAGAGAAAGTAATCAGACGGCGTCGCTGGAGCCGAAGCCGAGGTCGAAGAGACGGATTTTTGTGACATAGTAGGCAAAGAAATAAGAGGAAAGTGAAGGTGAAGACGAAGTACCTGTAAAACAAAGCAACCGGCGGAGAAGATGGAAAGTGATTGATGGTGATAGGAAGTGAGAGGTAATAATGAAGGGAGTTGGGGAATATAAAAAGAAGGAGGATACCGAGGAAAGTGGCGTGAGAGGAAGAGTTTGAGGGCAAGTGGGGAAGTTAATGGGCGGTTGGGAAGAGTTAAATGAAAGAAGTTGTAGAAACCAAGATAACTGCTAAAAGCTTCGTCAGTTCCCCGCATCGCAACTGAAATTCCCGCCTAAaaatatttgagacggaaatttgggggcaattgttatggATAAAAAACGCTGTTTACCAAGCCCAACGTGGCATCCTATTGACAGGAGAAAGTGGCAAGGAAATAGACATGTGGCGCGCGGCGATTGGTAAGGAGGAGAAAGAT is a genomic window containing:
- the LOC141627610 gene encoding uncharacterized protein LOC141627610 codes for the protein MHPCTTFEEVQSKAIAVMRLEEDSAPIRGTYDSDPVSRKAPVEKKSERSKPYSRSVNKVSGNAEGKSEADLPPKVSEYGFTTNLAGLFKALKELGRRVRWPKLPEGNPSSRDTGKKCEFHGSNTHNTDECHSLRKEVKFHYDQGNLDHLLPVNTTDSKFGGSSYPPPPPHCSRTVNVITVDRSQSGLTYSVAKRHATRTKETGVKLLRGQPPRPPSVTFDETDAGSTPEQHHDALIITLPIGNCKVKKILVDTGSSVNLIMMETLKGMGFTEKDLTKKAIPLVGFSGETKHSLGEIIIPTYAGGVNRQALDPRDESNSLNVPPMPEQLQSQRIQDEYIEPQQAELDEVILDSLHPERTVLIGSECRGKIREVKYPEWLSNVVVVPKKNGKWRVCVDFTDLNKACPKDPFPLPHIDAMVDATAQPRDATFPDAWSGYNRIKMHPSDQEKTAFRSERGSTYQRLVNMMFKEQIGKTMEVYIDDMVVKSKQASQHHQHLEETFNTLRKYQMKLNPTKCTFGVSSGKFLGYMVTQRGIEASTEQIRAILQLESPQKPKDVQRLTGRVAALNRFISRSSDRYTSLEKLVLALVTASYKLRPYFESHTISVITNYPLKTIMRKPELSGRMAKWSVHLSGYDLKFEPRTAIKSRALADFVSDCLRLGTPDRTRHPESGGRQRRTARDPRMMAYLDVAKELKVKFVTFNIKQIPREQNAEADALATLGATFKTELFPQYQSSTSLEPKNTKISKEAKKKSTPRNPQSNGQAESSNKIIIENLKKKLEEIGGKWAEELPLVLWADRTTPKVATGQTPFSLVFGAEAVIPSEVRVPTHRYGCIIEDRNQVEMASSLDTIDELRTSAQIRMASYRQTVAKSYNKNVKVRTLQVGDLVLRKVFQNTKNQQAGKFAYNWEGPYQVESSVGNGAYRLMTMEGYLLSLNVFWL